The genome window AGTTCACGCCCGCGACTATTACCAAACCATCGAGGACTCCTGGCAAGTCGTGCGCGAGACGCTCGACGGCTGGCAGAATCAATGTGACGTGCTCGTGATGGAAGGCGCCGGCAGTCCCGTCGAGCTCAACATCGTCGACCGCGACATCGCCAACCTGCGCCCCATCCGCTATGTCAACGGTAAGTGGATACTCGTCGCCGATATCGAACGTGGCGGCGTCTTTGCTCAAATCGCAGGCACATGGGCGCTCATGTCCCCCGCCGACCAAGCCGCCGGCCTCGGCCATGTCATTAACAAATTTCGCGGCGACACGTCGCTGTTCCCTGATCCCACTCCGTATCTCGCGGAGCACTGCACCCTGCCCTACCTCGGACTCTTGCCGCAGCGGAACCAACTGCAGATCGACGAAGAAGACAGCCTGTGCCTGCATAATGCCACCAGCGCGGCTCAGCACAACGGCATCGCATGGGTGCGCCTACCACAGATTTCCAACTCTCAAGACATTCAAGCCTGGCGCAACGACACGGGGCTCAAGGTCTATTGGGCAAGCACCGTGGCCGAAATCGAGCACGCCGCCGCCATCATCCTTCCTGGCAGCAAAAACACCCTGCAAGACCTAGCATGGTTGCAACAGACGGGACTCGCCGCTGCGATCCAAGCGCGCGCCAAGGCAGGCGTGCCCGTCGTCGGCATCTGCGGCGGCTACCAAATGCTCGGGACCCAGCTCAGCGATCCTAGCGGCATCGCAGGACTCGCGGGACACGCAGAAGGCCTTGGCCTATTGCCCCTCCAAACCGAATTTCACGCGCACAAAACTGTCGCCCCCCGCCAATCGCACTGCGACGGCGAGACTTGGGACACCTATGAGATCCACAGCGGACGCTCTCAAATCAAACCGCAGCCACACGGAAGTGACACAGACATTCTTGTCTGTCCCTCAGGTGCCCCCCGCCAAATCGCGCCCCTACTCCACATACTCCACACAGACGGCACCACCATTCCCGAAGGCAGTTGCCTCGGCAATATCTGGGGCAGCTACCAACACGGTCTATTCGACGGAGCCCCCATGCGCCAGCGCCTGGTCGAAGCCGCCAACCTGCAGAAGGTCACGATTTCACCCATTTCACGCAAAGCCCAAGCCGACCACACCTACTCCGCCATGGCCGACCTAATGGAGCAGTGCCTCGACATGGAAGCGCTGAAACGGGAATTCGCGCTGTAAACTCGTGTTTCCAAAAGTTTGATCCGTGCTGCTAGACCCCGAAACAGAGTTTCGAAGCTACGAATCAAGTCGAAGAACAGACACAAAAAAAGCCGACCATGCGAATGATCGGCTTTTTAGGAAAATAAATCGAAGCGACTAGCAGTCGTAGAAGACGTCCTCAGCAATGAGAACATTGTCCGCACGCACCACGCGCTTGTTGCCATCTGCCAGCACCAGCACCTTGGGCTTCCAGGCTTTCGCCTCTTCTGCCTCGAACTGAGCGAAGGACATGATCACCAATAAATCACCGAGTTCGCCCTTGTGCGCAGCGGCGCCATTCAGAGAAATGGTATGTGAACCCTTGGGAGCCTCGATCGCGTAAGTCTCGAAGCGCTCGCCATTGGCGATATTTGCGACGAGGATCTTTTCGTAGGCAACGAGGCCGATCTGATCCATCAATGCGGAATCGATCGCCAGACTACCCTCGTAATGGAGGGCACTGTCAGTAACTTCTGCACGGAGCAGCTTAGACTTGAGGAGCGTAACTTGCATGATGAATAAAAACTATTAGCGAAGAGCGAATTTGTCAAAAAGTCGCGCAGGTTGGAGAGTTTCTGCCCATTTGACAATTTGAATCTTACATAAGAGTCATCATCTCTTGGCAAAATTCCGTAAAAAGACAGATTAAGCCTCTTCTTCGCACACATCGACTGAGAATATGAACCGACTGCCTTTGCCCAGTTCACTCTCGTCCTCCAACGGTCCAGCAAGGCGATCAGGGATACTTTTGCACAGTGCCAAACCGAGCCTCTCTCCCGAATGAGGGCGATCCAACGGCAATTTGCAGTTGCAGCACAGCGATGAATTCAGCAAAAAACACGCATTATTCATACTCCACGGACCTGCCACCCTCATCTTGTTCATCACGAACAGCGAATCAATCTCGGACAATATACGAGGACTCATCATGATCTTCCTCCATCACGACGGCCCGCAATACTTTTCCGCTAAAATCCGATCCCCTACCCAAACTCAATGAATCTGAATCAACGACTCCTGTTACTCACAAGCCTCAGCCTAGCAACCTCACTCGCTTCCCACGCAGCGGCAACGCGCATCGCCTACATCGACGCATTCGCAACCGCCCGCGGCAATGCCTTTACTGCCACAGCAGACAACGCCTCCGCAGTCTTCTATAACGGCGCAGGTCTCACACAACTCGAAGGCACACAGATCCACGGCAGCGTCTTTGCCATCTCTCTCGGCTACAGTGCGGATACGATGAGCGGCAACGACGACATGGACGATGACTTCCAAGCCGTCCCGAGCTTTTTCGTTAGCCACAAGTTTGAAGAGACTCCTTTCGCCGCAGGCTTTGGCGTCTATGCACCCTTCGCACTCGGCACGGACTGGGGGAAAGATGCGAAATTCGCCGTCGATCCCTTCGTTCCCTACAAAGCAGACCTCACGTATACCAAATATCATGCCGTCTTCGCATGGCAGATCACCGAAACACTTTCGGTATCAGCGGGAGCCAGCTACGACGACACTGACGTAAAAATCAAAACGAACGCACTCACATTTGATTCAAATGACGACACCGTAGGGTTCTCACTATCAGCCCTCTGGCAACCCTCCGAGAAACACTCCTTCGGCCTGAACTATCAAGCCAAGACAGACGTCACCTATGATGGAAAAACAACCCTTCAGCCTGCAATCTTCGGCCCATACGCTGGAAAATTCAAAACCAAGGCGGATCTCACCTTTCCTGAATCCATCGTATTCGGCTACTCCTACCGCCCCACTGAGCAATGGAATATCGAGTTCAATGTGGATTGGACGAACTGGGATCGTGTCAATGACCTCACCATCGAAGGCCTGCCAGACGATCTAGGAGAACTATCCTATGAACTCAACTGGGAATCCTCATTCATATGGGAGCTCGGCGTCACTCGCTACTTCGACAACGGCTGGAACGTCAGCGCCGGTTACACCTACATCGAAAGCGCAGTGCCATCACAAGAGTTACTGCCAATCGTCCCTGATTCTGACCGCCATGCCTTTGCTGCTGGAGTCGGACGGGACTATGGAAATGTCTACTGGCAACTGACCTATCAGTATATCTATGCATCCGATCGTGGAGTCAGCGGCAACAACTTCCCAACAGTCGATGGCGACTACGACCTAGACAGCCAAGCCGTTGCCTTCTCGGTGGGCTATCGCTTCTAAAGCGCTCCTACACTAGAGCCTACGAAGTCATTGAGCTTGAGGTCTCTAAACGAAATCAAATAGAGTCAGAGCTATGAAAGCATTTGTAATCGGTAATGGAGGATGGGGCACCGCGCTCGGCATGGTGCTCGCAAGCAACGGCAATGAGGTGACCATTTGGGGGCCTTTCGAAGAAGAACTGAAAGGCATCCGCGAGACTGGTGAAAACGCCACCTACTTGCCCGGTGTTAAAGTTCCGAGCGAAATCCAATGGACCTCCAATCCAGCAGACGTCAGCGATGCCGACCTCGTGGTCGTCGTCACTCCCTCACGCTTCTACCGCTCCTCGCTTGAAGCAATCAAGCCTCACCTACCAGACAGCGCCTTGATCGTCAGTGCAACCAAGGGACTCGACGAATCCACGCACCAACGCATGAGCGAAGTGGCCTACGATGTCTTAGGCCGCAAGGTTGCCATCCTCTCTGGCCCATCCCACGCCGAAGAAGTGGCACGCGGCGTGCCGACTGCCGTCACAATTGCCAGCGAACACGCGGCGCAAATCCAACAAGCCTTCATGGGCAAAACGTTCCGCGTCTATACCTCCGACGACCCACTGGGCGTCGAAATCGGAGGCACCCTTAAAAACGTGATCGCAGTGGCCGCAGGTATCCTCGACGGCATGGAGCTCGGCGACAACACCAAGGCAGCACTCATGACCCGCGGCCTCGCAGAAATCACGCGCCTCGGCGTGTGCCTCGGCGCCAAGCCAGAAACCTTTTCAGGGCTCAGCGGTATCGGTGATCTGATCGTGACCTGCGCCAGTCGCCACAGCCGCAATCGTTCCGTCGGCGAACGACTCGGCAAAGGCGAAACACTCGAACAAATCATGGGTGGCATGAAGCAAGTCGCCGAAGGCATTTGGAATGCCAAAGCCGCACGCGACCTCGCAGCAGAGCATAACATCGAAATGCCGATCACCGAAGAAGTCTGCAAGATCGTCGAAGAAGGCAAAGATCCACGTCAGGCACTGACAGATTTGATGTCGCGCGATCCCAGAGCGGAATAGCGGTGGGAGGGCTGGCCTCCGCGCCGGCCGCCGAGCCTCAGCACCGAGCCATAGCACGCTTAAACTGCAAGACGAGGCGGAGGGCTGGCCTCCGCGCTTGCGGCGTTCTACGCCGCCGCCCGCCGAGCCTCAGCACAGAACCAAAGACCGAGCCACTGCGCTCACACACTGCAAGACGAGGCGGAGCTCGTCCCTCCCTACGAGCTACCAAACACCCAGCGCTTCGAGCTGCTTGGTTGCTTGCTCGCCCCACCCTCGATTCGCGGCGGGGCTTGCGGGGCTCGGATGTAACACACGCCCGACTTGCACGTCGTAGCCTTTCAACGCGATCTTCGCACGACCTTCTGCAAAGGCCCCCACGCCTATCACCCATTCAGGTTGCAAGGCGTCCACGAGCGCACGCAAATGTGTATCACAAAGTGAATACAAGGCAGCCACCTCCGCTGCTGGCAACTTATCTGGAGTGCGATTACGCCCCGTCACTTCCATAAAAACTAATGGGCAATAATTCGCCACGAAGTGATCTGCAAAAAACGCATCGGCCGATTCGAAGCGCTCCTCAAACAAGCCCCACAATCGACGCCCGCTGACTTCACTGCGCTGACACTCAAAACCTTCGATCAATCGTTTCGGATGTTCATTCGCAGGTTTTGAAATCGGCTCATTCACTCCCACCCAATCACGCACCAACGCAATCTCTCCGAAGGGCACCCCTGTTTGCGCCATGCCGAAAGGCCCAGGGTTCATCCCCATAAAGATCACTTTCTTCTTCGAATGCGCGCGTTGCTTCAAATAACTCTCATGCCCTGCCCATGCATACTCCAACGAATTATAGACATGCGTCGTCGGCTCAGCGAAATTCAAGGCATCCACTCCCGCGGACAACTCACGCGCCGCCGCAAGCGCGGCTTCAGTGATCGAATTAGACATCGCTCGACTTCCCGCCCACATCGCTATGGCCGAGGTCACGCTCTGGTGCAATCTCATCACGAATCCGCTGCTTCAGCTCCTTCATTTCAGGAAAGCGCCCTTCGTCTTTTCGATTCCAAACGACGGTTGCATCCACCGTCACTCGAAACGTGCCACCGATATCCGATGGCCTTAGCGTCACCGCGCCGAGCTCGGATTCAAACGTGGTTAACAATTCCTGCGCAGTCCAACCCGCGCGCAACAACCAGCGGCAGCCTGGGCAATATTCGATTTCAACACTTGGTTTCATTTAAAAGAAGATGGGAGTTAGGAGTTAGGATTTAGAAGAGTGCCGGCATAGAGTTCCAGTTCAACCAGCGGCAACGCATTTAACAGTGCGTCAACTGAACGACCCCGAATCAACAAATCGGGGTTAATATCAGAGAGCGGCTTTAACACAAAGTCGCGCTCAGCAATACGTGGATGCGGTAGCTGCAAGCGTTCGCTTTCGATCTCTGCCTCACCGTAGATCAGCACGTCGACATCAATCGTTCGCGGTGCCCAACTACCAGAGCGCACACGACCCAGTTGATTTTCAACCAACAAGCATAGATCCAACAAGTCCTCCGCAGAGCGACTGGTCGACACCTCAATCACCGCATTCAAAAACGGTTCCGCGTCGCCCATACCAATCGCTCGATTCTGATATACCGAACTCGCCCGCAGCACCGAAACATCGTTCGCCGCATCCAGCATCCGCAATGCCGCGCGCATCTGTTCGAGGCGTTCGCCGACATTACTGCCGAGTGCCAGATAAGCCCTCGTTAGCGGCATCGGGTGACCTCCGCTGCAAAATAATCACAAATGCAATCCACCGGCACAGCAGGCTTCTTTACTTTGACCGTCACTTCGACGGCCTTGTCAAAGCGCTCTAAAATCTCAGTCGCAATCACTTCCGCCGCACGCTCGATCAGATTGAAACGAAAGCCTGTAAAGATCTCCTTCACCACGTCATACACTTCAACGTAGTTGACGGTCTGCTCTGGCGTGTCGTCTTCAAACTCAAGCCCATCAACCAAGGTCAACAACACATCGACTTTAAAGCGTTGCCCCAGCTTCGCCTCTTCAGTGAGCACGCCGTGACGCGCAAAAAAAGCCAAGTCCTTTAATTCGATTTTTGTCTTATTCATAACGTAAACAATGATCCATCACTTGTGCACACTCACGATGCTCGCGCACATCGTGCACACGAATAAAATCAACTCCAGCTTGCACAGCCAACGCCGTAGTTGCGAGGCTACCACTCAAGCGCGCCTTCGGGTCCGTTAAGTTCAGCAACTTTGCGATCATCGACTTACGCGACGCCCCCAGTAAGAGTGGATAGCCCAAAGCACAGAGTTCAGACAAGCGACGCATAATCTCCCAATTCTCTTCAAAAGTTTTTCCAAAGCCCAAGCCGGGATCCAACATGATCGCATCCTCACGCACGCCTGCAGCGCGCACTAATTGAATCGATTGATCAAAGAACGCACAAATCGCCTCAATCACATCCCCCGACTCCTCATCTTCGATAGAACGGTTATGCATCAGGATACAAGCCGCGTTATGACGCCCGATCACCTCAGCCATCTGAGGATCACGCTGCGCGCCCCAGACATCATTCACAATATCGGCACCGGCCAGCAAAGCCGCCTCCGCCACATCACTTTTTGACGTATCAATTGAAATCAGCGCCCCGGTGTGCGGACGTATCTTTTCAATAAAAGGCACCACACGGGCGATCTCTTCAGCAATCGCAACCGGCTGATGCCCCGGCCGCGTCGACTCACCACCGATATCAATAATTGCTGCCCCCTGCTGCACCATTTGATGAAAGCGCTCGATCGCACGGTCTAAATCCACAAACTCTCCACCATCTGAAAACGAATCAGGCGTCAGGTTCAAAATACCTGCAAGGTAAGTTTGCTGTCCCAACTCCAAGGTTCGACGCTTTGTAAAATATGATTTATGTTTATGCATTCGAAATCTCCAATGAGCTCCCCGCCTCAACCGCCGCCAACGCCTCGATCAAGTCCAAGACCATCGGATGCGAAGAACTATTCACTTCACGCTGAGCATCTCCCATCATAATTGTATCCACAGGTTGAATACCAACTGACGAGTTCGTAACAAACGCCGACTCCATCAGATTCAACGCATCTGGAAAATACGCACCTTCGGCTACCGGAATCCCTAAAATCTCCGCAGCCTCCAACACCACGGCACGCACGACGCCTGGCAGTATACCAGTGGCTAGGCCTGGAGTGTATAAGGTATCGCCTTGAACAAAAAATAAATTCCCCACGGCGGTCTCTGTTAATTGCCCTGCAGCATTCACACGCACCACATCGGTGCAACCTGCCGAACGAGCCGACGCCAAGAGCATCATATTCTCCATATAATTGTGGGTCTTATGCCCTGCGAGTAAAGAGTGCTCGTTCTGCTTCGAGTCGGATGCAAAGAGCAAACGCGCAGCACCACTCGTCATCATCGCAGGTCGCGCATACACGTAGCACTGCGAGCCTTCGCACGCCTGCACGAGCGACACCTTAATCACAGCATCCTTTAATCCATCCGCTCGCACCAACTCTCGAATCGCGGCGAGCACCTCAGGTTCGGTAAACTCAAGGTGCAAACTCAACGCTTTTGCAGACTTCACAAAACGCTGCCAGTGCTCCTCCCAGAAACAGAGCTGTGATTCCGCAAGTTTAAGTGTCTCGAAAATTCCAAAGCCATGCGCAAAGCCGGACTGCGTCGGATCTAGCGAAACAGAGTCTCCTGAATTAAGTATTATGATGTCTGACATAAAGCATCCACAGTTTCACGAATCGCACGGCCTTTATCGAGTGTTTCTTGATATTCACTTTCAGGCTCAGAATCCCAAACGATCCCGCCACCCACTTGATAATCTAAATAGCCATCTTTAAGGTGCAAGCTACGGATCGCGATATTGAGCTCGGCATTGCCATCGAACCCAATGTAACCGACCGAGCCGGTATAGACACCACGCCGAGTGGATTCGATCTCTTCGATGACTTCCATCGCTCGCACTTTCGGCGCTCCGGTAATTGAGCCACCTGGAAACAGCGCATGAATACAATCAAACACATCCTTACCTTCGGCTAAAGTGGCTTTGACCTGCGCCGTCTGGTGAATCACTCGCGCGTAGTGCTCCTGTCGATACAAGTGCTCCACATGCACACTGCCAAACTCAGCCACACGGCCAAGGTCATTGCGCTCTAAATCCACAATCATCAGCAACTCCGCACGGTCTTTCTCCGACCTGCGCAAAGCCTCCGCGTTGCGCGCATTCTCCTCTTCAGACGCACCCCTAGGGCGCGTGCCTTTGATTGGGCGCGTTTCAATCAGCCGCCCCTGCTTACGCAGAAATTGCTCGGGAGAAGTCGACAACACCGTAAAAGCATCCGATCGAATCAACGCACTATACGGCGCGGGGTTCCCCGCTCGTAGTGCTTGATACAACTGTATCGGGCAGCCCTCGTAACGACACTTCGCGCGTTGCGATAGATTGACCTGATAGACGTCACCACTGGCAATGTAACTGCGCACACGCTCGACCGCCTGCAAATAAGCACCCCGCTCAATATTCCACTCCCAGCCCCCATGTTGTGGTGGAGGCGAATTGGTTGACATCGATGCATCCGTAATAATCGCCTGCAGTTCAGCCAACACCAGATCCTCATCCGCGCGTATCCCGAGCGCGATCAGACTCAGCTCCCCTGTCTGATGGTTCAATGCTGCAATCCCATCATAAAAACCAAAGTGCATATCTGGCAGCCCGCGATCATCCACTGTTTGCTCCGGCAACGCTTCGATCTGACGACCATAATCATACGCTAGAAAACCGACAGCGCCTCCCACAAACGGGATGCCACTTTCATTCTCAAGCACATAGCCCGCCATCAACGCACGCAAAAGCTGCAGTCCATCTCCATTCAACGTTCGACGTTGGGCGTTCAATGTTGGACGTTCAACATACTCTCCATCCTTCCCCGAAAAGACCAAGAATGGGTTTGCACCAAAAAAGCTCCATTGCCCCAAGCCGTCATTCGAACGCGAACTATCCAGCACAAACGGAAGTTCCCTCGAACCGAAGCGTTCAATCAACGCATCCACATTCGGCGGATTCTGCACAGCAACGATCTTCATTGCGGATACTCACTCCTGACTATCACTTTCACTCTCACTAGATTTAGTGCTGGTTGGCTCGCTGGATCATAAAAAAGCCAGCAGCCTGAAAGATGATGTTTGGCAGCCAGATCAACAAATCAGGACGTAAAGAAGGCACACCTTCTAGCCAACTGACTGCAATGATCAAAAAGTAATAGCTCATCGCAATGATCAGTGCGATCCCGAGATTCGCATAGCTCTCCTTACGACCTACGTGAATGGCCAGAGGCACGCCAAAGATCGCCAGCGAAAACACCGAAAACGCCATCGCAAAGCTCTTTTGCATGTGCACCTGCAACTTCATTCGCGACTTCGACATCCCTTCACCGGCTTCAGCCTCTTCCGCTAACAGCAGATCACGCTTTGCCATCAACTGCGAAAAGACCATCTCCTTGGTGCGCACACGCCGCTGGCTCTTTTCACCAAAAATATCCCCCATGGGCAACTCGATCGGCAACTCTCCAAAGAAGAGTGATCGCATCGGCTCCTCGTCGAGCTCATCAGGATCGTCATTATCACGCTGCTCTGCCGTGCCATTCCGAAGGGTCAAAACTAGCGCGCTGCTTTCTTTATCAAAACTAATTTCGCCTTCCTCTGCGCGTAAAAAGAGCTTCACGCGTTGCGCGTCGTCTAGCTCCCAAATCCAGAAATCCTTCATCAGCGAACCA of Lentimonas sp. CC4 contains these proteins:
- a CDS encoding cobyric acid synthase encodes the protein MKAVGILGTSSNAGKSWFATALCAWLRRQGVRVAPFKAQNMSNNACATLDGGEIGIAQAVQAAACGLAPRVEMNPILLKPVGDSTSQVVRLGKAVEQVHARDYYQTIEDSWQVVRETLDGWQNQCDVLVMEGAGSPVELNIVDRDIANLRPIRYVNGKWILVADIERGGVFAQIAGTWALMSPADQAAGLGHVINKFRGDTSLFPDPTPYLAEHCTLPYLGLLPQRNQLQIDEEDSLCLHNATSAAQHNGIAWVRLPQISNSQDIQAWRNDTGLKVYWASTVAEIEHAAAIILPGSKNTLQDLAWLQQTGLAAAIQARAKAGVPVVGICGGYQMLGTQLSDPSGIAGLAGHAEGLGLLPLQTEFHAHKTVAPRQSHCDGETWDTYEIHSGRSQIKPQPHGSDTDILVCPSGAPRQIAPLLHILHTDGTTIPEGSCLGNIWGSYQHGLFDGAPMRQRLVEAANLQKVTISPISRKAQADHTYSAMADLMEQCLDMEALKREFAL
- the panD gene encoding aspartate 1-decarboxylase — its product is MQVTLLKSKLLRAEVTDSALHYEGSLAIDSALMDQIGLVAYEKILVANIANGERFETYAIEAPKGSHTISLNGAAAHKGELGDLLVIMSFAQFEAEEAKAWKPKVLVLADGNKRVVRADNVLIAEDVFYDC
- a CDS encoding outer membrane protein transport protein — translated: MNLNQRLLLLTSLSLATSLASHAAATRIAYIDAFATARGNAFTATADNASAVFYNGAGLTQLEGTQIHGSVFAISLGYSADTMSGNDDMDDDFQAVPSFFVSHKFEETPFAAGFGVYAPFALGTDWGKDAKFAVDPFVPYKADLTYTKYHAVFAWQITETLSVSAGASYDDTDVKIKTNALTFDSNDDTVGFSLSALWQPSEKHSFGLNYQAKTDVTYDGKTTLQPAIFGPYAGKFKTKADLTFPESIVFGYSYRPTEQWNIEFNVDWTNWDRVNDLTIEGLPDDLGELSYELNWESSFIWELGVTRYFDNGWNVSAGYTYIESAVPSQELLPIVPDSDRHAFAAGVGRDYGNVYWQLTYQYIYASDRGVSGNNFPTVDGDYDLDSQAVAFSVGYRF
- a CDS encoding NAD(P)H-dependent glycerol-3-phosphate dehydrogenase — protein: MKAFVIGNGGWGTALGMVLASNGNEVTIWGPFEEELKGIRETGENATYLPGVKVPSEIQWTSNPADVSDADLVVVVTPSRFYRSSLEAIKPHLPDSALIVSATKGLDESTHQRMSEVAYDVLGRKVAILSGPSHAEEVARGVPTAVTIASEHAAQIQQAFMGKTFRVYTSDDPLGVEIGGTLKNVIAVAAGILDGMELGDNTKAALMTRGLAEITRLGVCLGAKPETFSGLSGIGDLIVTCASRHSRNRSVGERLGKGETLEQIMGGMKQVAEGIWNAKAARDLAAEHNIEMPITEEVCKIVEEGKDPRQALTDLMSRDPRAE
- a CDS encoding uracil-DNA glycosylase family protein — translated: MSNSITEAALAAARELSAGVDALNFAEPTTHVYNSLEYAWAGHESYLKQRAHSKKKVIFMGMNPGPFGMAQTGVPFGEIALVRDWVGVNEPISKPANEHPKRLIEGFECQRSEVSGRRLWGLFEERFESADAFFADHFVANYCPLVFMEVTGRNRTPDKLPAAEVAALYSLCDTHLRALVDALQPEWVIGVGAFAEGRAKIALKGYDVQVGRVLHPSPASPAANRGWGEQATKQLEALGVW
- a CDS encoding SelT/SelW/SelH family protein; this translates as MKPSVEIEYCPGCRWLLRAGWTAQELLTTFESELGAVTLRPSDIGGTFRVTVDATVVWNRKDEGRFPEMKELKQRIRDEIAPERDLGHSDVGGKSSDV
- the folK gene encoding 2-amino-4-hydroxy-6-hydroxymethyldihydropteridine diphosphokinase: MPLTRAYLALGSNVGERLEQMRAALRMLDAANDVSVLRASSVYQNRAIGMGDAEPFLNAVIEVSTSRSAEDLLDLCLLVENQLGRVRSGSWAPRTIDVDVLIYGEAEIESERLQLPHPRIAERDFVLKPLSDINPDLLIRGRSVDALLNALPLVELELYAGTLLNPNS
- the folB gene encoding dihydroneopterin aldolase, with amino-acid sequence MNKTKIELKDLAFFARHGVLTEEAKLGQRFKVDVLLTLVDGLEFEDDTPEQTVNYVEVYDVVKEIFTGFRFNLIERAAEVIATEILERFDKAVEVTVKVKKPAVPVDCICDYFAAEVTRCR
- the folP gene encoding dihydropteroate synthase, whose protein sequence is MHKHKSYFTKRRTLELGQQTYLAGILNLTPDSFSDGGEFVDLDRAIERFHQMVQQGAAIIDIGGESTRPGHQPVAIAEEIARVVPFIEKIRPHTGALISIDTSKSDVAEAALLAGADIVNDVWGAQRDPQMAEVIGRHNAACILMHNRSIEDEESGDVIEAICAFFDQSIQLVRAAGVREDAIMLDPGLGFGKTFEENWEIMRRLSELCALGYPLLLGASRKSMIAKLLNLTDPKARLSGSLATTALAVQAGVDFIRVHDVREHRECAQVMDHCLRYE
- a CDS encoding aminotransferase class IV gives rise to the protein MSDIIILNSGDSVSLDPTQSGFAHGFGIFETLKLAESQLCFWEEHWQRFVKSAKALSLHLEFTEPEVLAAIRELVRADGLKDAVIKVSLVQACEGSQCYVYARPAMMTSGAARLLFASDSKQNEHSLLAGHKTHNYMENMMLLASARSAGCTDVVRVNAAGQLTETAVGNLFFVQGDTLYTPGLATGILPGVVRAVVLEAAEILGIPVAEGAYFPDALNLMESAFVTNSSVGIQPVDTIMMGDAQREVNSSSHPMVLDLIEALAAVEAGSSLEISNA
- the pabB gene encoding aminodeoxychorismate synthase component I yields the protein MKIVAVQNPPNVDALIERFGSRELPFVLDSSRSNDGLGQWSFFGANPFLVFSGKDGEYVERPTLNAQRRTLNGDGLQLLRALMAGYVLENESGIPFVGGAVGFLAYDYGRQIEALPEQTVDDRGLPDMHFGFYDGIAALNHQTGELSLIALGIRADEDLVLAELQAIITDASMSTNSPPPQHGGWEWNIERGAYLQAVERVRSYIASGDVYQVNLSQRAKCRYEGCPIQLYQALRAGNPAPYSALIRSDAFTVLSTSPEQFLRKQGRLIETRPIKGTRPRGASEEENARNAEALRRSEKDRAELLMIVDLERNDLGRVAEFGSVHVEHLYRQEHYARVIHQTAQVKATLAEGKDVFDCIHALFPGGSITGAPKVRAMEVIEEIESTRRGVYTGSVGYIGFDGNAELNIAIRSLHLKDGYLDYQVGGGIVWDSEPESEYQETLDKGRAIRETVDALCQTS
- a CDS encoding LptF/LptG family permease; translated protein: MLNLLHRHVLKEVLVATGFAMGLFVFVLLLGNAMRDIAELVAAGKLDAIVFLKLMGLLIPYVAAYALPLGVLTGTLMALGRLSSQQEITAMKASGLSLYQIASPVFLISFIGMVVGVVVNLQYAPESRLAYKQLMATAVSENPIGFIEERRFIHEFPGYVIYMGGRDGSLMKDFWIWELDDAQRVKLFLRAEEGEISFDKESSALVLTLRNGTAEQRDNDDPDELDEEPMRSLFFGELPIELPMGDIFGEKSQRRVRTKEMVFSQLMAKRDLLLAEEAEAGEGMSKSRMKLQVHMQKSFAMAFSVFSLAIFGVPLAIHVGRKESYANLGIALIIAMSYYFLIIAVSWLEGVPSLRPDLLIWLPNIIFQAAGFFMIQRANQH